One genomic segment of Anguilla anguilla isolate fAngAng1 chromosome 2, fAngAng1.pri, whole genome shotgun sequence includes these proteins:
- the LOC118219764 gene encoding voltage-dependent calcium channel gamma-3 subunit-like: MRMCDRGVQMLITTVGAFAAFSLMTIAVGTDYWLYSRGVCRTKTANDNETSRKNEEVMTHSGLWRTCCLEGTFRGVCKKIDHFLEDADYEQDAAEYLLRAVRASSIFPILSVGLLFMGGLCVAASEFYKSRHNVILSAGIFFVSAGLSNIIGIIVYISANSGDPGQSDSKKSYSYGWSFYFGALSFIIAEMVGVLAVHMFIEKHRQLRAKSRSELLKKTAFGRIPSYRYRFRRRSSCRSSEPRSRDASPMGKVFTGPAAADISMYTLTRDPTKAAMSSLLNSEREFLQAHNSIPKDFKDTLHSNPANRRTTPV, encoded by the exons ATGAGGATGTGTGATAGAGGAGTCCAGATGTTAATTACTACGGTGGGGGCTTTTGCCGCGTTCAGTTTGATGACAATCGCGGTGGGAACTGACTACTGGTTGTATTCCAGAGGCGTGTGCAGGACTAAGACGGCAAACGATAACGAGACTAGTAGGAAGAACGAGGAAGTGATGACCCATTCGGGACTGTGGAGGACCTGCTGTCTGGAAG GAACATTCAGAGGAGTCTGCAAGAAAATCGACCACTTTCTAGAGGACGCCGACTATGAGCAGGACGCAGCCGAGTACCTACTAC GTGCAGTGAGGGCGTCCAGCATCTTCCCCATCCTGAGTGTGGGGCTGCTGTTCATGGGAGGGCTGTGCGTGGCCGCCAGCGAGTTCTACAAAAGCCGGCACAACGTTATTCTCAGCGCCGGGATCTTCTTTGTGTCTGCTG GCCTGAGTAATATAATCGGGATCATAGTGTACATATCGGCCAACTCTGGGGACCCGGGACAGAGCGACTCCAAGAAGAGCTACTCGTACGGCTGGTCCTTCTACTTCGGGGCGCTGTCCTTCATCATCGCCGAGATGGTGGGCGTCCTGGCCGTCCACATGTTCATCGAGAAGCACCGGCAGCTCCGCGCCAAGTCGCGCAGCGAGCTGCTGAAAAAGACCGCCTTCGGCCGCATCCCCAGCTACCGCTACCGCTTCCGCCGGCGCTCGTCCTGCCGCTCCAGCGAGCCGCGCTCCCGCGACGCCTCCCCCATGGGCAAGGTGTTCACGGGCCCGGCGGCCGCCGACATCTCCATGTACACCCTGACCCGGGACCCCACCAAGGCCGCCATGAGCTCGCTGCTCAACTCCGAGAGGGAGTTTCTGCAGGCGCACAACTCCATCCCCAAGGACTTCAAGGACACCCTGCACAGTAACCCAGCGAACAGGCGGACCACCCCTGTGTGA